The following nucleotide sequence is from Oculatellaceae cyanobacterium.
TACTTCCTTAGTAACCCCGCCCAATAACACCTTAGATGCTTTATCATTAGCTCTTCAAATAGACCAAACATTAGAGTTTTCCCAACAGTTGTGGTTGTTAGATTATTTGCAACATTTATGGTGGCATTCTCTCAAGCTTCCACATTTACTGAAGTCACTTTTAGCTGCGAAAGAGGCACTTTTAAAATTGGCACAACCTCGCTTGGTTTGGGAAGTTAACTTGTTAAATTTATAGAAAAAAGAGGAAGGGAAAAAAGGAAAATTTGTTGGGTAAATAATTTACGTAATAAAATAGCGTGAGTTTTTACCCACAACCCAAGCAATGTGTAAAAAAAATTGCTCACCCCTTTTTCCTCCTTTTTTCAATACAAGTGTATTGAATTCTGAAGAGGAATAACCTGAGTTATTCTCCTCAAAAGTTAATATTCAAGCTAACAATTAAGCACTTGAGGTACTCCTAATACTGGGCAGGGACAATCCTTTTCTAGTTGCTGAATTAAAGGGTGATTTATCGAGTTGCATCCCACAAAAAGTAGTACAGCAGCTTTTTGAGTCACTAAATTGAACAGGGCATGGGAAATAGAGCCAAACTGAAGATGCAATTCTAGGCAATCTTTCCATTCATCAGCTAAATATTGAGCCTGCTGTAAAACTGATGATGCTGTTGGTTTAATAAGTTCTAAAGTGGCGTTACTTTTTTGAAACTCAGGTTGTCTGAGTAAAGGAGCGTAGGTTTCAAAATTAGGTAAATTTCTCAAATTAATCAATAAATCACCACTATCAAAAGGCTGATTAATTTGAGATGTTTCCACAACATAAACAACATGAACGGTGACAGCTTTTTGAGTCACTAAACGTGTTTGATGAGCAATCCATAATGTTAAATCCAGTGCTGTATTGCTTTTGGCGGAACCATTGTAGCCAACAACTAAATTAATTGCTTCGCCCACTTGTTCATCATTAGAAATAGCACTTGCTCCTGGTAACAAGACCATCTCTTGTGTCAAGCCACTACAGTTTAAAGCACCTTCGAGGCGCATCAGCATCGGTTTAATTTTCACAGTTGTACACTCTCTTAAACACAACAGCATTAAGAGGTGGGTCAAAATTGGGATTTGATTACTAAGCTATCAAGTTGATATCCCATCAGGAGACCCCCAAGGACAACTGCTGGTAAAAGCTTGCGTCTTTGGTTCTCCTTCCAATGCCGACGGAGTTAGCTGACGGGCTAAGACTGGAAGGTGTCTTTCTCCATAGGAGATTCGCCCCAAAAATTGGTTCCTCCGCTCCAAATCCAGTTTTTGACTCAGCAAGTCTTACGCTGGTTGAATTAGGCTACCCACTTCATTATTAATGATGGTTTAGTTCACGTAATTAGTCAACCAAACTTAATTTAATAAAATACTTTTATATGATTTAAGCTGGCTTCTACCCTAGGGAGAAATTTTACCGTCAAATAACTCTTTCTTTTTAAACTTGCTTACGCAATCAGGTTTGTGGTATTTATTTTCTCCAGACTATCATGCCTAGAAAAAGCCAAGTTTTAGAAAAATCTGCTGCGACTCAACCTCAAGAACCAGAAGTAAAAGCTGTTGCTGTTGAGGATATACAAGTTTTAGAAAATGCTGACTCTTTTCCAGCAGAATCTCAAGCTAATTCAGATATTTGCATTCTCAAATTTTCGGCAGAAGTTGAAACCTTCAACTCCAAGCTATCAATGGCAATGTTAGCAGTACCAGCACGCCCTACACACCCAGCTTTAGCTAATGTACTCATAACCGCAGATGCAGGGCAAGTAACAGTTGTAGGATTTGACTTGAATTTAGGCATAAGCATCTCTTTTGATGATGTTTTAGTAGAGACACCAGGAACAATTGCACTTCCCGCTAAGTTGTTGCAAAACATAGTGTCTAGACTACCTCAAGGCAAAATTCAAGTAGAAGCTTATAACAAGCATGAAAAAAAAGGATTAGTTGTTTCGTTAGCTTCTGCTAGTGGTGAGTATCTTCTTACTGGTTCAGTAAAAGAAGAATGGGCTAATTTTCCAGAGATTAATTCAAGCATTCAATTTACTCTAAAATCTGCGTATCTAGTAGCGGCGTTACGTGGCGTTTTATTCGCAGCAGCTACTGATGAAACCAAACAAATAATTACCGGAGTTCATTTCACATTTAATGCAGAAACAATTGATGTAGCAACAACTGATAGTCATAGGTTAGCAGTAGCTTATATTGCTAATGACCATGAAAAGCTGGAAGTGGGGGGAGATGTCCTAGAATTCACCATACCTGCTGCCCAATTGCAACAACTGGAAAGGATTCTGTCTAACGGTGATGAAGAAACAGTTATTGTCCAAATTGCTGACAGCAAAATTAACTTTAGCATTGGCACAACAAAATTAACTTGTCGCTTGCTAGAAGGTCAATATCCACCTTATCAACAACTGCTGCCAACTCAATTGAAAACAGCAGTTCAAGTTGCTAGACGACCACTGATAGATGTACTAGAACGTTTAGCTGTCTTGGTCACTAAACAACCTGTACTTGTTGTTAACTTTGATCCTGTAGAACAATTAATCAAGCTAAGTGTTTCTGCCATTGATATTGGTACTGGTGTGGAAACAATAGAAGCACAGATTGAGGGTGAGAGTTTGCGAATTGGCTTGAATATTAAGTACTTGTTGGTGGGCTTGAAGAAACTGGATACAACATTAGTTCAACTGCAATTCAATGAACCTAATACGCCTATTATTATCTCTCCCATTGATAGCACCATATCAATCCTCCAGCTTTTAATGCCTGTGCAAATTCCTTAAAATTTCTACTTCCCTACCTCTCCCCATTTCTCTTTGTCATTAAAGATTACCCACTAACACAACTCTTTGTTGAGGTATTTGATGAAGTATTCAGCGTCAATTGCTATTACTTTAATTGACCCAGATTGTTAATTTTCGCTACCTGCACGTTGGGGAAGTGATTTTCAAATATATGCCATTGAAATTATTTATGTCAACGGTAAGATAGCTTTTTGTCTGCATCTTTCTCCTCTGCAATCACCGCAGATAAACCCTTTCATTCAGGGATGCAAGAGTTGTGATTGTCACACTGACTTTCCTTATTACTATTTGCCTTGTTTATCAAATTCTATTCCCCCGGCAATTGGCAGTGCTTGGGGAAGTTTGTGGAGAGTATCTGAGTGCCAAAAAGTGTTGAGAAAAGCTTATGTCGGCAACGAAGGATATTCATTAAATTGGTATTGGCGATTAACACTTAGTAGTAGAAGAGAGCCAATTCAATTACTGACAAGTAGCTAATTTTTCCTGACATAATTCTTGTGCTAAGAGAAATGATGGTTGATCCCGTCATTTCTTTTCTTGCTGTTTATTGGGATATTAACAATGAACTGCTCTACTATTTCAATCACATCTAACTTGATTAACATCATAAATTTACCTGAAGAGCAGCAGCATATAGCATCTTACAGAGTTAATCAAGTTTTACATCCAATATTACAATCATCACCTACTGATCCATTCCGCAAAGGAACCCTTGTTACCAATAAAAAATACTTTGGTATTGTCTCCAAAGTCAAGCCGAATTCGGATACTCCTATCAAAATTAGTTGGTGGGAACCTGGTTCGGAAAAGGTATCCGAACAACTATGGTATTCATGGGAACTTTTACGAGTATTAAAGATTGAACCACTACCTTTGCTAGTTCCACAAAAAACATTTTTGATTATCCCAGAAAGAACGCTTGTAGTTACTGATAATGGTGATTTAATTCAATTTACTACCACTGGGTTTTGGTTGAAAAGCATTGATGAATCTGGGTATCATCTTCTTAATCAAAATGAATATTGGCTATTTCCGCACTTGAATTTTCCAGGGATACCGTTTGCTTGCGTTAATACCTTGCCTTCAAGAGCAGCTATTGAAGCGGCTCAACGACTTAATTACTTTCAATTAAAAATAAAAGCTGATTTATGGTTAACAAGTAATAATTTTGGACAAATTCTTGAGCAGGTACATTCCCACATTATCAGCGAAACTTGTCTCAAATCAGCTTTGATAAAAAGTGAGCATTTGCTAGGAGAAGATTGGATACTAACTGATTTGCAAATAGCTTGGCAAGCTGCTTTCTCCTCTTATTTAGATGAGCAGAAACGTCTATTCGGATTATGGGGATTCAAAGTTGGTGCGCGGGTAGTCTGCTCTACTACCAAATACCAATTTAATAGTTCTTCGCCATGTGGCTACGATTATCAGTTTGGTACTGTTACTGCTCTAGAGCTAGATGCCGATAAACCTGTGGTTATTCGCTGGGAGCTAACAGAATGTACAACCAGCTATGACCAACAAGAACTTGATAATAATTCGATTAACATTGTTAACCAAATAGTAAAACTATCTGATTATGTTAGTTATGAAGTTAGTACCGATGGGAAATTATATCGGGCAATTATTGGGATAAAAGCGAAAAATATTGCTAATTATTGGAGGCGATATCTCCAAAAAGAATTAGGACTTCTCAGCCAACTATTACCTAATTACCATGCAGCCGTTGAGTATCTTGGCTCAAGTATGAAACACAAGTATTTTTATTTGGCAGAACAACCTCGTCAGAAAACTTTTAAAGCACGCTTGAGGCATTTGGAAAAGGTTGCTAGTTGGGATTTAGGAAAACGGTTTTCATGAGGCAGAGGGGCAGGGAGCAGGGGGAAGAGGAATTGGTGCAGGGTGCGGGGTGCAGGGGGAATTAATGTTTGATTAGCCAGGAGACTTTTTTGATAATTCAAATATTGTCATAAATCAATCAAATGCCATAATATAAACTTCCAAATTTTTATGGATTTTAATCGGTTGTTTCTCCATTTCCTTACCTTGATGCACGGAAATTTGCTCTTCAGAGATATCAACTTAACTCTAATTATCCCCCTGCACCCTGCACCCTGCCTCTTCATCGGCTTACGCCGAACCAGTGAGGAAGGTAATGAAACTTTGACTAATGTCGGATCTCGCACTCAACATAACCACCATTATATCGCTGACATATTACCACCAAAACCACTAGAAATTTGCGGAACTATTACAGATGACATCAACATCATTAAGAAAGCTAGCTGACGCTCAAGTAAGAAATAAAGCAGCAGGAGGAGACTTCCTTGGCTGTATAATTGGTTGGCAGATATCAACTGATATTCGCATCACCCACACAGATTTAAAAACAACTGCTATTAATTGTCAAATCCCTGAAAAATTCATCCCAGCAGCAGTCAAGCCTACCAAAGCCTTCAAAAAAGCTATAAAAAAACTTCAAGCCAGTGCCAAAGAGCAAGAATTGTTATTGCGATATATAGGTAAAAAATGTCTTGATGATGACAAAGAAATTACTGTGGGAGTAGTAGAAGAAACCGCCGACATCTCCCAGTCAACTCTCAACTATAATCAACTAGGGATAATTAAATATAGTGGAGGAATTATTGAAGCAGTAATTCCTAAGCACCAAAATTTGATTGATGAACTAGAAAAGTTATTTGACTTTTATCAGGAACATACTTCTGACGATATCCGCAAAATGCTGTTGATATTCACCTTGGAATGTGCTACTAGACTTACCCCTGGAGGTGGCAGCTATTTCGTACCTAGTATGTACACTACCTTGTTAAACTCACTCCGAAATTTCATCACTCAAATTGCTCAAAAATCCCCTAATTTTGCTAGTAAAATATTCATCTTAGAAACTTATGACTCTCCTCAGAACCAGACGGATTTAGCAGAAATTGCTACTAGCAATCTGGAAAGCGAAATTTTGGAATTAGCGACGGATTTAGATAACTTCTTAGCAGAAGCCAAAACAACAGGAAGTAAGTTTAAAAATGGCTTGACATTAAGAATGACACAAGCTCAAGAATTGAGAAGCCGCGTTCAGGCTTTTGCTAATGTTCTGAATTTTCAATCTACATTACTGGAAAATAGATTAGCGGAAGTTGAAGATGCCATTGTGGATAGAATTAATCATCGTCCCCAAACTGACCAGTAGTAGCATATGTGTTGACAATCAGACAGGGTTTTGATGCTGATTCGTTAGTGATAAAAGCCGATTGCTCAACTTGAATACGTCAATTAAATTTTCCAAAATAACTTGCCAACAACACAGAGAATCTTTCTCTAATGTGTTGTTGGCATGGTTGTACTTATTAACATTAGTGATAAATTGCTCATGATTAGCACAACAATAGTTAATAACGGTCAATCCCCCGCATCACCAACATTAAACTATCAAAAACAATTAGCTGATTTGCAAAAAGAACTTAATGCAGTTTTTCTCGAACGAGGGGAATTAATTAAGTTAATGCTCACAAGTATTATTGCCAAAGCTAACGGCTTTATGGGTGGCCCTCCAGGTACAGGAAAAACCCAGCTAACTAAAGCTGTAGTATCAGCATTTGGAGGTTTCAGTTTTTATTACCTACTTAATTCCACTACAACCCCTGATGAAATTATTGGTGCAATTGATTTAGTCGCTTTGCAAAACGGACAATTTCAAAAGGATTTAGACCGAAAGTTAGTTACAGCAGATAGTGCTATTTTTGATGAAATTTTCAAGGCTAATTCTCCCGTGTTAAATAGCACTTTGGGTATTATCCTTGACAAAGAATTTGTTAATGGCAAACAGACAGTACAATGTCCGTTAAACTCGTTATGGGGTTGCTCAAATGAACTTCCACAGGATGAAAGCTTGGCAGCATTGTGGGATAGATTAGCACTACGGTTTTGGGTTCACGATGTAGCACGACCAGCTAAAAAGATCTTGATGATGCGACGAGCTAATGTCGTTGCCACACCTAAAATTACTGTGCAATTTACCTTAACTGAACTTCAAGATATCCAGCTTGAAGCGATCGCCACACAAGTAGACGAAACAATAATTGATTGCATCCTAGATATCTCAGGCGTTTTGGAGAAAGATGGCATCACAGCTTCAACTCGCAAACATCAGCAAATCATTGATTTAATTCGATGTTATGCCTATGTGTGCGGCGATCGCCTGGTTGATGAAGAGCATTTAGAGGTGCTAGAGCATATTTTCTGGAACAAACCAGAAGAACGAGCAGTTATCAAGAAAGCTATCAAGCAATTTGGTAATCCCCTCTCGACTCAGGCGCAATCAATTTTAGAAGCGGCACTCCAAGTACAGGCACAAATCACTCCGCCCAGTGCTGGTATGAATCGCGGTCAATGGATGCGGGATATCGGCAGTATTGATATGCAATTGGGAGAAATGGAAACCAAGCTAGAAGAGATGATTGATTCGACACAGAAAGTCAAAAGAGTCAAGAAAGCACAGCAAGTCAAACAGCAAATCGCCGATATGCGTGAGCAGATTCAAACCATGATCCAAAAAGCCTATAACTTACCCAGCAAGTAGAGAGGCAGGGGAGACAAGGGGACAAGGGGACAAGGGGAGGGGGGGAGGAAGGCTTATTTCTTAATTAACCAAACTGAAGGATTGTTGATCATGGTTACTAATCCCCCTATAACCCTGTTGTAAGTTCCGTAGAGTTCCCGACCTATTTCGACATCTAAGTAATTGCATTTAACTGCAAATTCAATCCATGTTTGAGTTTCAGCAGCTTCAGATAGCTCCTGCGGAGCCGCTACGCGAACACAATCACTAAGTTTGGCTATAAAAGCTCCTTCATACCTTCTCTTTCTCCATGCTTCTGCTAAATTGGCGCAAACAGAACGCGATGATCTACGAATTTGGTCAGTTAATGAATAACGCTCTTCAACAGGAAACTTTTTGGAATATTCAAAGATTTTCATAGCTGTATCAAAAGCCATTTGATAAACTTCCAAATCCTGATGATTTTTTATTGATTCTCGCGCCATCTTTTCTACTCCTTATTGTTGGACAAGGGGAGGGGGAGATGGGGGGAGGGGGAGATTTAGAGAAGTTTAAGATATTGAGAAACTATCAAAGATTTTTTAGATGTCGCGCCATTTGTGAATGGAAGAACAACACCAGATGTATCCTTGCGCTTGTCACCCCATCCCCTTGTCCCCCCCTCCCCTTGTCCCCTTGTCCCAAATCACAATTCTCTACACACTTTCCTATCATGTACAAATTCAACCCAGATCCCAATCAACTAGCTTACGAAGTATCAAAGTGGGAC
It contains:
- the dnaN gene encoding DNA polymerase III subunit beta, with amino-acid sequence MPRKSQVLEKSAATQPQEPEVKAVAVEDIQVLENADSFPAESQANSDICILKFSAEVETFNSKLSMAMLAVPARPTHPALANVLITADAGQVTVVGFDLNLGISISFDDVLVETPGTIALPAKLLQNIVSRLPQGKIQVEAYNKHEKKGLVVSLASASGEYLLTGSVKEEWANFPEINSSIQFTLKSAYLVAALRGVLFAAATDETKQIITGVHFTFNAETIDVATTDSHRLAVAYIANDHEKLEVGGDVLEFTIPAAQLQQLERILSNGDEETVIVQIADSKINFSIGTTKLTCRLLEGQYPPYQQLLPTQLKTAVQVARRPLIDVLERLAVLVTKQPVLVVNFDPVEQLIKLSVSAIDIGTGVETIEAQIEGESLRIGLNIKYLLVGLKKLDTTLVQLQFNEPNTPIIISPIDSTISILQLLMPVQIP
- a CDS encoding DUF6744 family protein; amino-acid sequence: MTSTSLRKLADAQVRNKAAGGDFLGCIIGWQISTDIRITHTDLKTTAINCQIPEKFIPAAVKPTKAFKKAIKKLQASAKEQELLLRYIGKKCLDDDKEITVGVVEETADISQSTLNYNQLGIIKYSGGIIEAVIPKHQNLIDELEKLFDFYQEHTSDDIRKMLLIFTLECATRLTPGGGSYFVPSMYTTLLNSLRNFITQIAQKSPNFASKIFILETYDSPQNQTDLAEIATSNLESEILELATDLDNFLAEAKTTGSKFKNGLTLRMTQAQELRSRVQAFANVLNFQSTLLENRLAEVEDAIVDRINHRPQTDQ
- a CDS encoding AAA family ATPase — translated: MISTTIVNNGQSPASPTLNYQKQLADLQKELNAVFLERGELIKLMLTSIIAKANGFMGGPPGTGKTQLTKAVVSAFGGFSFYYLLNSTTTPDEIIGAIDLVALQNGQFQKDLDRKLVTADSAIFDEIFKANSPVLNSTLGIILDKEFVNGKQTVQCPLNSLWGCSNELPQDESLAALWDRLALRFWVHDVARPAKKILMMRRANVVATPKITVQFTLTELQDIQLEAIATQVDETIIDCILDISGVLEKDGITASTRKHQQIIDLIRCYAYVCGDRLVDEEHLEVLEHIFWNKPEERAVIKKAIKQFGNPLSTQAQSILEAALQVQAQITPPSAGMNRGQWMRDIGSIDMQLGEMETKLEEMIDSTQKVKRVKKAQQVKQQIADMREQIQTMIQKAYNLPSK
- a CDS encoding four helix bundle protein codes for the protein MARESIKNHQDLEVYQMAFDTAMKIFEYSKKFPVEERYSLTDQIRRSSRSVCANLAEAWRKRRYEGAFIAKLSDCVRVAAPQELSEAAETQTWIEFAVKCNYLDVEIGRELYGTYNRVIGGLVTMINNPSVWLIKK